From one Vicinamibacterales bacterium genomic stretch:
- a CDS encoding thymidine kinase yields MDVPRTQQAGWIEVITGSMFSGKSEELIRRLRRAQIARQKVQIFKPTFDNRYSEHHIVSHSDMRIASEAVANSRGLIAEVDDDTEVVGIDEGQFFDADLPAVCNELANKGKRVIVAGLDQDYLGKPFEPMPQLLAIAEYITKTLAICMVCGSPANHTQRLVASQDRVLLGAQGTYEARCRRCFDPSLASVSEPV; encoded by the coding sequence GTGGACGTTCCACGCACACAACAAGCCGGCTGGATCGAGGTGATCACCGGCAGCATGTTCAGCGGCAAGAGCGAAGAATTGATCCGGCGGCTTCGCCGCGCGCAGATCGCGCGCCAGAAGGTACAGATCTTCAAGCCCACCTTCGATAATCGGTACAGCGAGCACCACATCGTGTCGCACAGCGACATGCGGATTGCGTCGGAAGCCGTCGCGAATTCCCGCGGGCTGATTGCCGAGGTCGATGACGACACGGAGGTCGTCGGGATCGACGAGGGACAGTTCTTCGACGCAGACCTGCCGGCGGTGTGCAACGAGCTGGCGAACAAGGGCAAGCGGGTGATCGTCGCTGGGCTCGACCAGGACTACCTCGGCAAGCCCTTCGAGCCGATGCCGCAACTGCTTGCGATTGCCGAGTACATCACCAAGACGCTGGCCATCTGCATGGTGTGCGGCAGTCCGGCCAATCACACGCAGCGCCTCGTGGCGAGTCAGGACCGTGTCCTGCTGGGCGCACAGGGGACCTACGAGGCCCGGTGCCGCCGCTGCTTCGACCCGTCTCTCGCCTCGGTCTCCGAGCCCGTCTGA
- a CDS encoding CDP-alcohol phosphatidyltransferase family protein → MEPEPLMTFTGAIGKVCNWPLRAIIATCVALRISPNVLTFTGVVVNITAAWLLGVKAFRTAGFVMLAANIFDFIDGKVARARDRETLFGAFWDSVMDRFSDITLYIGLVYLYTKAGRADYVIIAALAMMFSVMTSYTRARAESIIEKCKVGFMERPERIVLFMIGAFTNRMAAVLWVILILSIVTVADRIYFTWRELNGVRESKKSLPALVFWRAFFWTDERATWQYDLWVIAILAFTWLTPPAWIGDPMTSGPGLIGWLLGH, encoded by the coding sequence ATGGAGCCTGAACCGCTGATGACGTTTACGGGCGCTATCGGAAAGGTCTGCAACTGGCCGCTCCGCGCGATCATCGCGACGTGTGTCGCGCTACGGATCTCGCCAAACGTCCTGACGTTCACCGGCGTCGTCGTCAACATCACGGCCGCCTGGCTGTTGGGCGTCAAGGCGTTCCGTACGGCCGGTTTCGTGATGCTGGCCGCCAACATCTTCGACTTCATCGACGGCAAGGTCGCCCGGGCGCGCGACCGCGAGACGCTGTTCGGCGCCTTCTGGGACTCGGTGATGGATCGCTTCTCGGACATCACCCTGTACATCGGTCTCGTCTATCTGTATACGAAGGCAGGGCGCGCCGACTACGTCATCATCGCCGCACTGGCGATGATGTTCTCGGTGATGACCAGCTACACACGGGCCCGCGCCGAGTCGATCATCGAGAAGTGCAAGGTGGGATTCATGGAACGGCCCGAGCGGATCGTGCTGTTCATGATCGGCGCCTTCACGAACCGGATGGCCGCGGTCCTGTGGGTCATCCTGATCCTGTCCATCGTCACCGTGGCGGATCGAATCTACTTCACGTGGCGCGAGTTGAACGGGGTGAGGGAGAGCAAGAAGTCGCTGCCGGCGCTGGTCTTCTGGCGCGCGTTCTTCTGGACCGACGAGCGCGCCACCTGGCAGTACGACCTGTGGGTCATCGCCATCCTCGCGTTCACCTGGCTGACCCCGCCCGCCTGGATCGGTGACCCGATGACCAGCGGCCCCGGATTGATCGGCTGGCTGCTGGGGCACTGA
- a CDS encoding M1 family metallopeptidase gives MSILRQLGTVVSFAACCLIATAAVAERLPLDVIPLHYQLTLAPDFTTTSFDGDLTIDLRVDKATNKIVLNAVDLEVYDAIVLLPYDRTLTPTVSTDPPHQTVTFTTPRKLSQGTIKLQLRYGGRLNSELRGFYLSRANGKKYAITQFEATDARRAFPCFDEPAVKASFTIAAVVDEHDTAISNGPLLSDTPGPKAGKHTLKFSTTQKMPSYLAALAVGDFACVEGGADSIPIRVCTTPDRRQLGRFALDAAENVLRFYNHYFSIRYPFRKLDLVAVPDFDAGAMENTGAIFFREQDLLLDEATATQANQVTVASVIAHEIAHQWFGDLVTMRWWDDLWLNEGFATWMASKPLVAWKPQWHAELADIAETGRVMDLDTLRSARAIRTTLTTPAEIDEAFDAFAYSKAGAILRMVESDVGADAFRAGVNAYLRAHAYGSATSEDFWNELARTSGRPADRVMARFIDQSGVPVVSVASGCDGTDRTVVDLAQRRFAVEAPSRPVAGGGWQIPIGLRSIDDRSASTSTTPLLLSAARQTATIPGCAPLIFANAGARGYYRVSYTAGVVSRLAAVARERLTPAERLRLIDDEWALARAGTHGPGDYLGLVGALAGDATPEVLEEAADGLAFLHDRVVADNDRAMFEGWVRTTFAPVLASLGWSPAADDSGDRLRLRAVVLGIVGEIGRDPEVATKARQMLTAHLDGSLRLDPSLLEVVIRLAASGEGADLFARVQDAANTAPPAIQTAMRLALARGQDPTLVGRLLASTLSDEVRGQDVAPLLAVALENPSARNATWSFVTSRWAEVARKAGQGSALSVIAPAAGSFCDSESRDRVQKFFGAMSQGSRSLQLTLERIDACRDTRLRLAGRLKDWLTLTSAPTRQDDSERSSATAGRSPR, from the coding sequence ATGTCTATCCTCCGTCAACTGGGCACCGTCGTGTCGTTCGCGGCCTGCTGTCTCATCGCGACGGCGGCCGTCGCCGAGCGCCTGCCCCTCGACGTCATTCCCCTCCACTATCAACTCACCCTCGCTCCCGACTTCACGACGACCAGCTTCGATGGCGATCTGACGATCGACCTCCGCGTGGACAAGGCGACGAACAAGATTGTCCTGAACGCGGTCGACCTCGAGGTCTACGACGCGATCGTGTTGTTGCCCTACGACCGGACGCTGACGCCCACGGTCTCGACCGATCCGCCTCACCAAACGGTGACGTTCACGACGCCCAGGAAGCTGTCGCAGGGAACGATCAAGCTGCAACTCCGCTACGGCGGCCGCCTCAACTCGGAGTTGCGAGGCTTCTACCTGAGCCGCGCGAACGGGAAGAAGTACGCCATCACCCAGTTCGAGGCCACCGACGCGCGGCGCGCGTTTCCCTGCTTCGACGAACCGGCCGTCAAGGCGAGCTTCACCATCGCCGCGGTGGTGGATGAACACGACACGGCCATCTCGAACGGCCCACTGCTCTCCGACACGCCGGGGCCGAAGGCCGGCAAGCACACACTCAAGTTCAGCACGACGCAGAAGATGCCGTCGTACCTGGCTGCGCTGGCCGTCGGCGACTTCGCGTGCGTCGAGGGAGGTGCCGATTCGATCCCCATTCGAGTGTGCACCACACCCGACCGCCGGCAGCTCGGACGGTTCGCGCTCGACGCCGCCGAGAACGTCCTGCGCTTCTACAATCACTACTTCTCGATCCGCTATCCGTTCCGCAAGCTGGACCTCGTGGCCGTTCCCGACTTCGATGCGGGCGCCATGGAGAACACCGGCGCCATCTTCTTCCGCGAGCAGGATCTCCTCCTGGACGAAGCGACCGCCACACAGGCCAATCAGGTCACGGTGGCGTCTGTCATCGCGCACGAGATTGCGCACCAGTGGTTCGGTGACCTGGTGACGATGCGCTGGTGGGACGACCTGTGGCTGAACGAGGGATTTGCCACCTGGATGGCCTCGAAGCCACTTGTGGCGTGGAAACCGCAGTGGCACGCGGAGCTGGCCGACATCGCGGAGACCGGCCGGGTGATGGATCTCGACACGCTCCGGTCGGCCCGGGCGATCCGGACGACGCTCACGACCCCCGCCGAGATCGACGAGGCATTCGACGCGTTTGCCTACTCGAAGGCCGGAGCCATCCTGCGCATGGTCGAGAGCGACGTCGGCGCCGACGCGTTCCGCGCCGGCGTCAACGCCTACCTGCGTGCGCACGCCTACGGGAGCGCGACATCCGAGGATTTCTGGAACGAGCTGGCGCGCACGTCGGGCCGGCCTGCCGATCGGGTGATGGCCCGGTTCATCGACCAGAGCGGCGTGCCGGTGGTCTCGGTGGCCAGCGGGTGCGACGGCACCGACCGAACGGTCGTCGATCTGGCTCAGCGTCGGTTTGCGGTGGAGGCGCCGAGTCGGCCGGTCGCGGGGGGAGGCTGGCAGATTCCCATCGGACTGCGGTCAATCGACGATCGCTCCGCCAGCACGAGTACGACCCCGCTCCTCCTGTCCGCCGCGCGACAGACCGCCACCATCCCCGGCTGCGCACCACTCATCTTCGCGAATGCTGGCGCCCGCGGCTACTACCGCGTGTCGTACACCGCCGGAGTCGTGTCACGGCTGGCCGCGGTGGCCCGTGAGCGGCTCACGCCGGCCGAGCGGCTTCGGCTGATCGACGACGAGTGGGCGCTGGCGCGCGCCGGAACCCACGGGCCGGGCGACTATCTCGGGCTGGTGGGCGCGCTGGCTGGCGATGCGACTCCGGAGGTTCTCGAGGAAGCTGCCGATGGCCTGGCGTTCCTGCACGACAGGGTCGTGGCCGACAACGATCGCGCGATGTTCGAGGGGTGGGTGCGCACGACATTCGCCCCGGTGCTCGCGTCACTCGGCTGGTCGCCTGCGGCCGACGATTCCGGCGACCGACTTCGGCTGCGTGCGGTCGTGCTGGGCATCGTCGGTGAGATCGGCCGGGACCCGGAGGTGGCGACCAAGGCCAGGCAGATGCTCACAGCGCATCTGGACGGCAGCCTTCGCCTCGACCCATCGCTGCTGGAGGTCGTCATCAGGCTGGCGGCGTCGGGCGAGGGCGCCGACCTCTTCGCGCGCGTGCAGGACGCGGCCAACACGGCGCCGCCCGCCATCCAGACGGCCATGCGACTCGCGCTGGCTCGTGGGCAGGATCCGACACTGGTCGGACGACTGCTCGCGTCCACGCTGTCGGATGAGGTCCGCGGGCAGGACGTGGCTCCCTTGCTGGCCGTCGCGCTGGAAAACCCCTCCGCGAGAAACGCCACCTGGAGCTTCGTCACCTCTCGCTGGGCAGAGGTGGCGCGGAAGGCGGGCCAGGGGTCGGCCCTGTCTGTCATCGCACCGGCCGCCGGCTCGTTCTGTGATTCGGAGTCTCGCGACAGGGTGCAGAAGTTCTTCGGTGCGATGTCGCAGGGATCGCGTTCGCTTCAGTTGACGCTGGAGAGAATCGACGCCTGCCGGGACACGCGGCTGCGGCTGGCCGGCAGACTCAAGGACTGGCTCACGCTCACTTCCGCCCCGACACGGCAGGATGACTCGGAACGTAGCAGCGCCACGGCCGGTCGATCCCCACGCTGA
- a CDS encoding HEAT repeat domain-containing protein, whose translation MRRVLPFLVAIACAAGVHAQQLSFEQVVAQLKAPEAAARMDALRLLEESGYPEAGGPIAALLKDPDERVMRRAVYAELGLYTGSRIEPKKRVAMVVEVRDSRPAARAFDTGGWSALPIAPVPPEIVSGLLAAAQSPDVAFRLEVLYALGILAQVDGTPPLPSHREVVNAMVEGLGDPASAVRATTARVAGRIFRRCTAPCAGIGIERLGDALVHVLNDSEAGVRVSAMEALGDLRWERGVQALTTSYEYYKKGNDALAALATLAQIGHPSSLPLFQSVMARNDDDLRREAIEGIGRTGDTTAVAALEPLLASERSVPLQLAVAFALHRAGRGSHIDVLVQAVGTRVNRLQAQDYLVELGPAAAGPVAAALQSETLHADSPEARIALIEVLSAVGGTAQVPAIDILRSDKNARLASVAERTSLRLKARQ comes from the coding sequence ATGAGACGCGTCCTTCCGTTCCTCGTTGCCATCGCCTGCGCTGCCGGAGTTCACGCGCAGCAGCTGTCGTTCGAACAGGTCGTTGCACAACTCAAGGCACCGGAGGCTGCGGCTCGGATGGATGCCCTCAGGTTGCTCGAGGAGTCCGGTTATCCCGAGGCGGGCGGGCCCATTGCCGCGCTGCTGAAGGATCCGGACGAGCGCGTGATGCGGCGCGCCGTGTATGCGGAGCTCGGCCTGTACACCGGTTCGCGGATCGAGCCCAAGAAACGTGTCGCCATGGTGGTCGAGGTCCGCGATTCCCGGCCGGCCGCCCGCGCGTTCGACACCGGCGGCTGGTCGGCGCTTCCGATCGCACCCGTACCACCGGAGATCGTGTCGGGTCTGCTCGCCGCCGCACAGTCACCCGATGTCGCCTTCCGCCTCGAGGTGCTCTACGCGCTCGGCATCCTCGCGCAGGTGGACGGGACGCCGCCGCTCCCGAGCCACCGAGAGGTCGTGAACGCCATGGTGGAGGGCCTCGGCGACCCGGCTTCCGCCGTGCGGGCGACGACGGCACGGGTGGCGGGCCGCATCTTCCGCCGGTGCACCGCGCCGTGCGCAGGCATCGGGATCGAGCGCCTCGGCGACGCCCTCGTGCACGTGCTGAACGATTCGGAGGCCGGCGTTCGCGTGTCCGCGATGGAGGCTCTCGGCGACCTCCGGTGGGAGCGCGGTGTGCAGGCGCTGACGACCAGCTACGAGTACTACAAGAAGGGGAACGACGCGTTGGCGGCGCTCGCGACGCTCGCGCAGATCGGTCACCCGTCGTCGCTTCCATTGTTCCAGAGCGTGATGGCGCGGAACGACGACGACCTCCGACGCGAGGCCATCGAGGGGATCGGCCGGACAGGTGACACAACCGCCGTGGCGGCCCTCGAGCCACTGCTGGCGTCCGAACGGTCGGTTCCGCTGCAACTGGCCGTCGCGTTCGCCTTGCACCGTGCGGGCCGAGGCTCGCACATCGACGTGCTCGTTCAGGCGGTCGGCACGCGTGTGAACCGGTTGCAGGCGCAGGACTACCTCGTCGAACTCGGTCCTGCCGCCGCGGGTCCGGTCGCCGCCGCGCTGCAGTCCGAAACGCTGCACGCGGATTCGCCCGAGGCTCGGATCGCGCTGATCGAGGTGCTGAGCGCCGTCGGCGGCACGGCCCAGGTGCCGGCGATCGACATCCTGCGCAGCGACAAGAACGCCAGGCTGGCGAGCGTGGCGGAGCGGACGTCCCTCAGGCTCAAGGCGCGGCAGTAG
- a CDS encoding Hsp20/alpha crystallin family protein, translating to MAFTRWDPLQDLLALHERINRLAGADEPGWMPPVDLYETPEGYVVTAEVAGLSRDDIQIQFQDGKLTLRGERPARDIPSPRFERVERGHGRFARTFVLPHAVNVASISADLDNGILTITVPKLFDLRRIDVQ from the coding sequence GTGGCCTTCACACGCTGGGATCCGCTCCAGGACCTGCTGGCGCTGCACGAGCGCATCAACCGTCTCGCCGGCGCCGACGAACCCGGATGGATGCCGCCCGTCGATTTGTACGAAACCCCCGAAGGCTACGTCGTCACCGCCGAGGTGGCGGGACTCTCACGCGACGACATCCAGATTCAATTTCAGGACGGCAAGCTGACGTTGCGCGGAGAACGGCCGGCGCGCGACATCCCGTCGCCCCGCTTCGAACGCGTCGAGCGGGGGCACGGCCGGTTCGCCCGCACGTTCGTCCTTCCGCACGCCGTGAACGTCGCGAGCATCAGCGCCGACCTCGACAACGGAATCCTGACGATCACCGTCCCCAAACTGTTCGATCTCCGCCGGATCGACGTCCAGTAG
- a CDS encoding trypsin-like peptidase domain-containing protein, translating into MHRNLFFGLMFVLAGFAAGLVVTGRFHQTTDSTAAPQAATRAAATTQPNALAPSGLPDFSGIAARGVSGVVNISAESIVRSTSPFANDPFFSQFLGEDEDWFGGRNRPQQSLGSGVIISADGYVVTNNHVVSGNVRQITAVLPDKREVKGQIVGRDPTTDIAVVRINATGLPVVPWADSSRLKVGQWVLAIGSPFQLNQTVTLGIVSATGRMGVGVADYEDFIQTDAAINPGNSGGALLDARGEVVGINTAILSQSGGYQGVGFAVPSNLARRVADDLIRFGEVRRGSIGALRIEALTPEWAEQLGVPNVRGALITQMARASSAFQAGLRPGDVVVGFNGQAVEDDARFRRSLSDTKIGSTATIDILREGRKMQIKVPVVGRSAPRTR; encoded by the coding sequence ATGCACCGAAATCTGTTCTTCGGCCTGATGTTCGTCCTCGCCGGCTTCGCTGCCGGCCTTGTCGTCACCGGACGCTTCCACCAGACCACCGACTCCACTGCGGCACCGCAGGCAGCCACGCGCGCGGCCGCCACGACGCAGCCGAACGCGCTCGCTCCGTCGGGGTTGCCTGACTTCAGCGGGATCGCCGCCCGGGGTGTCAGCGGGGTCGTCAACATCTCGGCCGAGAGCATCGTCCGCTCGACGTCCCCGTTTGCCAACGACCCGTTCTTCAGCCAGTTCCTGGGCGAGGACGAGGACTGGTTCGGCGGGCGCAACCGGCCGCAGCAGAGCCTCGGGTCGGGCGTCATCATCTCCGCCGACGGCTACGTCGTCACGAACAATCACGTCGTCAGCGGGAACGTCCGGCAGATCACGGCGGTGTTGCCGGACAAGCGCGAAGTGAAGGGACAAATTGTCGGTCGTGATCCGACGACCGACATCGCCGTCGTCCGCATCAACGCCACCGGCCTCCCCGTCGTACCGTGGGCCGATTCGAGCAGGTTGAAGGTCGGTCAATGGGTCCTGGCGATCGGCAGCCCGTTCCAGCTGAACCAGACGGTGACGCTCGGGATCGTCAGCGCGACCGGCCGGATGGGAGTCGGGGTCGCGGACTACGAGGACTTCATCCAGACCGACGCGGCAATCAATCCGGGTAATTCCGGCGGCGCGCTGCTCGACGCACGAGGCGAGGTCGTCGGGATCAACACGGCGATTCTCAGCCAGAGCGGCGGCTACCAGGGCGTCGGGTTCGCGGTGCCGAGCAACCTCGCGCGACGCGTCGCGGACGATCTGATCAGATTCGGCGAAGTGCGGCGCGGGTCGATCGGCGCACTGCGCATCGAGGCGCTCACGCCCGAGTGGGCCGAGCAACTGGGCGTACCCAACGTCCGCGGGGCGTTGATCACCCAGATGGCGCGCGCGTCATCGGCCTTCCAGGCCGGCCTGCGGCCGGGCGACGTCGTCGTCGGCTTCAACGGCCAGGCCGTCGAAGACGATGCACGGTTCCGGCGCTCGCTGTCGGATACCAAGATCGGCAGCACGGCGACGATCGACATCCTGCGGGAAGGCCGCAAGATGCAGATCAAGGTGCCGGTGGTCGGGCGAAGCGCCCCCCGGACGCGGTAG
- a CDS encoding DNA-3-methyladenine glycosylase, which translates to MAIRRSFYDRPTLAVAADLIGKVLVHRAPEGTSSGAIVEAEAYIGENDPACHAAPGPTARNQPLYGPPGHAYVYLNYGIHFLFNVVTEGDGRPAAVLVRALQPIDGLDLMQRRRAPDRRGAVIPHDELCRGPGNVARAMGITLAHNRTDLCGRTIYLEDRGLVVEEIAWGPRIGISVGIDRPWRCYVPSHPAVSGRK; encoded by the coding sequence GTGGCAATCCGGAGATCGTTCTACGATCGTCCCACGCTCGCCGTCGCGGCCGATCTGATCGGCAAGGTCCTCGTGCACCGCGCCCCGGAGGGGACGTCCTCCGGCGCCATCGTGGAGGCCGAGGCCTACATCGGCGAGAACGATCCGGCGTGCCACGCAGCCCCGGGTCCGACGGCCCGCAACCAGCCGCTCTACGGCCCACCGGGCCACGCCTACGTCTATCTCAACTACGGCATTCACTTCCTCTTCAACGTGGTGACCGAGGGCGACGGACGACCAGCGGCAGTCCTGGTCCGAGCGCTCCAGCCGATCGACGGCCTCGATCTGATGCAGCGGCGGCGGGCGCCCGACCGGCGCGGCGCGGTGATTCCGCACGACGAATTGTGTCGCGGGCCGGGCAACGTTGCCCGTGCGATGGGCATCACGCTCGCGCACAACAGAACGGACCTGTGCGGGCGGACGATCTATCTCGAGGATCGCGGGCTCGTCGTCGAAGAGATCGCGTGGGGCCCGAGGATCGGCATCAGCGTGGGGATCGACCGGCCGTGGCGCTGCTACGTTCCGAGTCATCCTGCCGTGTCGGGGCGGAAGTGA
- the uvrC gene encoding excinuclease ABC subunit UvrC: MPICDLKSRIDRLPEQPGVYLYANAAGETIYVGKARSLRDRVRSYLGAYGTSPKTDALLDEADGLEFIVTDSVVEALALENNLIKQRMPKYNILLRDDKNYPYLRLTTTEPFPRVLVARSVERDGAVYAGPFMPASLARRAMSLSHRLFGIRSCNEEINGRRGRPCLEYDIKRCLAPCVGSLCTEDRYARAVEDTRLFLEGRTDELLEELRSRMAAAAADERFEQAAQLRDAARTVQTLRDRQQKMASVELGDRDAFGVKIGPAGAAIQVFQVRHGRVVERVGLFAELGSGPFSEMGSGTVGATDTLQATLPQFYLDREAPPEIHLPVELPEAEATEAWLSARAGRRVRLVVPKRGEKRGLLDLAARNAAIAYESRHNQGQAAHYDGLDTLRVVLGLPGVPLRIECFDISTIQGSETVASMVVCEDGRMKRGDYRKFRIKSGLKTGRYLDDFAAMNQVVMRRYQRVLEAGGPFPDLILIDGGKGQLSAAYAALEELGLANLVAVGLAKKEELVFTRDRDEPLALPRADAALLLLQQIRDEAHRFAVTFHRQARRIRDLTSELDGVPGVGPRRRRALLTAFGSVAGLRRASREELTAIVGPKVADTVLAYFAALGRSG, translated from the coding sequence ATGCCCATCTGTGATCTCAAGAGCCGGATCGATCGATTGCCCGAACAGCCGGGTGTCTACCTGTACGCAAATGCTGCTGGGGAAACGATTTACGTCGGCAAGGCACGTTCTCTTCGGGATCGTGTTCGCAGCTACCTCGGGGCCTATGGCACCAGCCCGAAGACCGATGCCCTGCTCGACGAGGCGGACGGGCTGGAGTTCATCGTCACCGACTCGGTGGTCGAGGCGCTGGCGCTCGAGAACAATCTCATCAAGCAGCGGATGCCCAAATACAACATCCTGCTGCGCGACGACAAGAACTACCCCTACCTCCGGCTGACGACGACCGAACCGTTCCCGCGGGTGCTGGTTGCGCGAAGTGTCGAGCGCGACGGGGCGGTCTACGCCGGACCGTTCATGCCGGCGAGCCTCGCGCGCCGGGCGATGTCGCTCAGCCACCGGCTGTTTGGTATCCGCTCGTGCAACGAGGAAATCAACGGGCGGCGCGGCCGGCCGTGCCTCGAATACGACATCAAGCGATGCCTGGCGCCGTGCGTCGGATCGCTGTGCACCGAGGACCGGTACGCCCGTGCAGTGGAGGACACGCGGCTGTTTCTCGAGGGCCGGACCGACGAGTTGCTGGAGGAACTGAGGAGCCGAATGGCGGCCGCCGCGGCGGATGAGCGCTTCGAGCAGGCGGCGCAGTTGCGCGACGCCGCGCGAACGGTCCAGACGCTGCGCGACCGCCAGCAGAAGATGGCGTCGGTCGAACTCGGCGACCGCGACGCGTTCGGTGTGAAGATCGGCCCCGCCGGCGCGGCCATCCAGGTCTTCCAGGTCCGCCACGGCCGCGTCGTCGAACGCGTGGGCCTGTTCGCGGAATTGGGGTCGGGACCATTTTCCGAAATGGGTTCCGGGACTGTCGGCGCGACCGATACCCTGCAGGCGACTCTGCCTCAGTTCTATCTGGATCGCGAGGCGCCGCCGGAGATCCACCTCCCCGTTGAACTGCCCGAGGCCGAGGCGACCGAGGCCTGGTTGTCGGCGCGGGCGGGCCGTCGGGTGCGGCTGGTCGTGCCGAAGCGGGGCGAGAAACGCGGTCTGCTCGACCTCGCCGCCCGCAATGCGGCGATCGCGTACGAGTCGCGCCACAATCAGGGACAGGCGGCCCACTACGACGGGCTCGACACGCTTCGCGTCGTCCTCGGCCTGCCCGGCGTACCGCTCCGCATCGAGTGTTTCGACATTTCCACCATCCAGGGAAGCGAGACGGTGGCGTCGATGGTGGTGTGCGAAGACGGGAGGATGAAGCGGGGAGACTACCGGAAGTTCCGGATCAAGTCCGGACTGAAGACCGGCCGCTACCTCGACGACTTCGCAGCCATGAACCAGGTGGTGATGCGACGGTACCAGCGTGTCCTGGAGGCGGGCGGGCCGTTCCCCGATCTGATTCTGATCGACGGCGGCAAGGGGCAGCTGTCGGCCGCGTACGCGGCGCTCGAGGAACTTGGCCTCGCGAATCTCGTAGCCGTCGGCCTCGCCAAGAAGGAGGAACTCGTCTTCACGCGCGACCGCGACGAACCGCTGGCCCTCCCGCGGGCGGATGCCGCGCTGCTGCTCCTCCAGCAGATTCGCGACGAAGCTCACCGTTTTGCGGTGACGTTCCACCGACAGGCCCGCCGGATCAGGGACCTCACGTCCGAACTCGACGGCGTCCCCGGCGTCGGGCCTCGCCGGCGGCGGGCGCTGCTCACGGCGTTCGGCAGCGTGGCCGGCCTGCGACGCGCCAGCCGCGAGGAGTTGACGGCCATCGTCGGCCCGAAGGTCGCCGACACGGTACTCGCCTATTTCGCCGCCCTTGGCCGGTCGGGTTGA
- the efp gene encoding elongation factor P, which translates to MQATRLRKGMLIKMGADLMRVIELQHVTPGNLRGFVRVKLRNIRTTALADQKLRSEDEVERATLDEKSMQYLYHDGSAYHFMDTDTYEQIQLTDEVLGDAVGYLVSEAVIKMEFYGSEPVGIELPQTVDLKVVETAPAIKGATASAQLKPAKLETGLVVQVPPFVNEGEKIRVVTETGEYQSRA; encoded by the coding sequence ATGCAAGCGACAAGACTCCGTAAGGGAATGTTGATCAAGATGGGCGCGGATCTGATGCGCGTCATCGAATTGCAGCACGTGACGCCCGGCAACTTGCGCGGCTTCGTCCGCGTGAAACTGCGGAACATCCGGACGACCGCGCTGGCGGATCAGAAGCTGCGGTCGGAAGACGAAGTCGAGCGCGCGACGCTCGACGAGAAGTCGATGCAGTACCTCTACCACGACGGCTCGGCGTACCACTTCATGGACACCGACACGTACGAGCAGATCCAGCTGACCGACGAGGTCCTTGGGGATGCCGTGGGCTATCTCGTGTCGGAAGCCGTGATCAAGATGGAGTTCTACGGCAGCGAGCCGGTCGGCATCGAACTCCCGCAGACCGTGGATCTGAAGGTGGTGGAGACGGCGCCCGCGATCAAGGGGGCGACGGCGAGCGCACAGCTCAAGCCGGCCAAGCTCGAAACCGGTCTGGTCGTGCAGGTGCCTCCGTTTGTCAACGAGGGCGAGAAGATACGCGTCGTGACGGAGACGGGCGAGTATCAGTCGCGAGCCTAG